One Dictyostelium discoideum AX4 chromosome 3 chromosome, whole genome shotgun sequence genomic region harbors:
- the pkaR gene encoding protein kinase A regulatory subunit, translated as MTNNISHNQKATEKVEAQNNNNITRKRRGAISSEPLGDKPATPLPNIPKTVETQQRLEQALSNNIMFSHLEEEERNVVFLAMVEVLYKAGDIIIKQGDEGDLFYVIDSGICDIYVCQNGGSPTLVMEVFEGGSFGELALIYGSPRAATVIARTDVRLWALNGATYRRILMDQTIKKRKLYEEFLEKVSILRHIDKYERVSLADALEPVNFQDGEVIVRQGDPGDRFYIIVEGKVVVTQETVPGDHSTSHVVSELHPSDYFGEIALLTDRPRAATVTSIGYTKCVELDRQRFNRLCGPIDQMLRRNMETYNQFLNRPPSSPNLTSQKS; from the exons atgacaaaTAATATATCACATAACCAAAAAGCAACAGAAAAAGTAGAAgcacaaaataataataatattacacgAAAAAGAAGAGGTGCAATTAGTAGTGAACCACTGGGAGATAAACCAGCAACACCATTACCTAATATTCCAAAAACAGTAGAGACACAACAACGTTTAGAACAagcattatcaaataatattatgtTTAGTCATTTAGAAGAGGAGGAAAGAAACGTTGTATTTTTAGCAATGGTTGAAGTACTCTATAAAGCGGGTGATATCATCATAAAACAAGGTGATGAAGGTGATCTATTTTATGTTATTGATTCTGGTATTTGTGATATTTATGTTTGTCAAAATGGTGGTTCCCCAACTTTAGTAATGGAAGTATTTGAAGGTGGTAGTTTTGGTGAATTAGCTTTAATTTATGGTAGTCCAAGAGCTGCAACTGTtatt gcAAGAACTGATGTTAGATTATGGGCATTAAATGGAGCAACTTATAGACGTATATTAATGGatcaaacaattaaaaagagaaaattaTATGAagaatttttagaaaaagtaTCAATTTTACGTCATATTGATAAATATGAAAGAGTATCATTAGCAGATGCATTGGAACCTGTTAATTTTCAAGATGGTGAGGTTATTGTGCGTCAAGGTGATCCAGGTGATAGATTTTACATTATCGTTGAAGGTAAAGTTGTTGTCACTCAAGAAACAGTTCCTGGTGATCATTCCACTAGTCATGTAGTCTCTGAATTACATCCTTCTGATTACTTTGGTGAAATTGCATTACTTACTGATAGACCAAGAGCTGCAACTGTAACTTCTATTGGTTATACAAAATGTGTAGAATTGGATAGACAAAGATTTAATCGTCTTTGTGGTCCTATTGATCAAATGCTTCGTCGTAATATGGAAACttataatcaatttttaaatagacCACCTTCTTCACCAAATTTAACCTCTCAAAAAtcttaa
- a CDS encoding DUF1777 family protein, which yields MEDRGNQDGEIEEGMIGQESYDDIRERTKQRELEKLEREKESQNYRYNKRDFDRRDNHYRDRNRDGHRDGHRDRDRDRDRDRDRDRDRDRDGYRDGHRDGHRDGHRDRDRDRDNRNRDLRDNRSSNRDFNRKDNHRDNDRRDNDRRDNGRRSHSRSRSRSRSRERDRKRQRDHSRSRSRSRSRDRRDGGDNGSKSNKQNDKNNKPPSNDKSQQTNDKKKQNQSTKEGDQSNNNNNNNNENEEDEDDGLDPETREMMRQMGVPVNFSSTKGKKVEGNSQGGTKLQFTREYRQFMNKR from the coding sequence atggaagatAGAGGAAACCAAGATGGAGAAATTGAAGAAGGAATGATAGGTCAAGAAAGTTATGATGATATTAGAGAAAGAACCAAACAAAGGGAGttagaaaaattagaaaGAGAAAAGGAGAGTCAAAACTACAGATACAATAAAAGAGATTTCGACAGAAGAGATAATCATTATAGAGACCGTAACAGGGATGGACATAGAGATGGACACagagatagagatagagatagagatagagatagagatagagatagagatagGGATAGGGATGGATATAGGGATGGACATAGAGATGGACATAGAGATGGACACAGGGATAGGGATAGAGATAGAGACAACAGAAATAGAGATTTAAGAGACAACAGAAGTAGTAACAGAGACTTCAATAGAAAAGATAACCATAGAGATAATGATAGAAGGGATAATGATAGAAGAGATAATGGCAGAAGATCCCATTCAAGATCAAGATCCAGATCAAGAAGTAGAGAACGTGATAGAAAAAGACAAAGAGATCATAGTAGATCAAGGTCAAGATCAAGAAGTAGAGATAGAAGAGACGGTGGTGATAATGGtagtaaatcaaataaacaaaatgataagaataataaaccaCCCTCAAATGATAAATCACAACAAACCAATGacaaaaagaaacaaaatcaatcaaCTAAAGAAGGTgatcaatcaaataataataataataataataatgaaaatgaggAGGATGAAGATGACGGATTAGATCCTGAAACTAGAGAAATGATGAGACAAATGGGTGTACCCGTTAATTTCTCTTCAACAAAAGGAAAAAAGGTTGAAGGAAACTCACAAGGTGGTACAAAACTTCAATTTACAAGAGAGTATAGACAATTTATGAACAAAAggtaa